In one Mesosutterella faecium genomic region, the following are encoded:
- a CDS encoding carbon starvation CstA family protein — protein MNGVTVMLIAFAALGFGYFVYSKWLEKVWGIDPKALTPAVRNKGGDFAPASKWTVAAHQFTSITGAGPVTGPIIAAMFGWLPALLWMLVGCVFFGAVHDFGALYASVKNNGKSIGSVIEDYVGHTGKQLFLLFCWLFSLLVLAAFCDMVAATFNGFSKTGAPLMPNAAAASISMIYMVGAIIFGLFMKYVKPSSGLQFVVGVALMVVMVALGIEFPIYASADTWRYVTFVYLFAAAVCPMWILKQPRDYLSSFLLLGMILCGVLGVFVKNPTLNMPAVTGFTVHNLDLFPILFVTIACGAVSGFHSLVSSGTSSKMISSERDMRFVGYGSMCCETVLGVVALIVVCAAASNGHLPAGTPFQTFSGSVAGFLEQIFGVPNDIAACILTMCVSALALTTVDAVARIGRMSMQEFFTPAPGKEKTLVQKIGTNVVFSTVTTLVGGFLLCLAGYMSVWPLFGSANQLLSALVLTGLAVFLKATGRKGWMLYIPMTFMFIVTMTALFEAVFRIFGQIANGTFVFMVGGLQLIVAAALIVLAFLVVYHCVGKLREPAPATAKN, from the coding sequence CCTCACCCCGGCCGTAAGAAACAAGGGCGGGGACTTCGCCCCGGCCTCCAAGTGGACCGTCGCGGCCCATCAGTTCACCTCGATCACGGGCGCGGGCCCGGTGACCGGTCCGATCATCGCGGCAATGTTCGGCTGGCTGCCGGCGCTGCTGTGGATGCTGGTGGGCTGCGTCTTCTTCGGCGCGGTCCACGACTTCGGTGCGCTCTACGCCTCGGTCAAGAACAACGGCAAGTCGATCGGCTCGGTGATCGAGGACTACGTGGGACACACCGGCAAGCAGCTCTTCCTGCTTTTCTGCTGGCTGTTCTCGCTGCTCGTGCTCGCGGCGTTCTGCGACATGGTGGCCGCGACCTTCAATGGCTTTTCCAAGACCGGCGCTCCGCTCATGCCCAACGCCGCCGCGGCCTCGATCTCCATGATCTACATGGTGGGCGCGATCATCTTCGGCCTTTTCATGAAGTACGTGAAGCCCTCATCCGGACTGCAGTTCGTGGTGGGCGTCGCGCTCATGGTCGTGATGGTGGCCCTCGGCATCGAGTTCCCGATCTACGCCTCGGCTGACACCTGGCGCTACGTGACCTTCGTCTACCTCTTCGCGGCCGCGGTCTGCCCGATGTGGATTCTGAAGCAGCCGCGCGACTACCTGTCGTCCTTCCTGCTGCTCGGCATGATCCTCTGCGGCGTGCTCGGCGTCTTCGTGAAGAATCCGACTCTCAACATGCCGGCCGTCACGGGCTTCACCGTGCACAACCTGGACCTCTTCCCGATCCTCTTTGTGACGATCGCCTGCGGCGCGGTCTCGGGCTTCCACTCGCTCGTTTCCTCGGGCACTTCCTCCAAGATGATCAGCAGCGAGCGCGACATGCGCTTCGTGGGCTACGGCTCGATGTGCTGCGAGACGGTGCTCGGCGTGGTCGCCCTCATCGTGGTGTGCGCCGCCGCGAGCAACGGCCACCTGCCCGCCGGCACTCCCTTCCAGACCTTCTCAGGCTCCGTCGCGGGCTTCCTTGAGCAGATCTTCGGTGTGCCCAACGACATCGCCGCCTGCATCCTGACGATGTGCGTGTCCGCCCTCGCCCTCACCACGGTCGACGCCGTGGCCCGCATCGGCCGCATGTCGATGCAGGAGTTCTTCACCCCCGCCCCGGGCAAGGAAAAGACCCTCGTGCAGAAAATCGGCACGAACGTCGTTTTCTCCACCGTGACGACCCTGGTGGGCGGCTTCCTGCTCTGCCTCGCGGGCTACATGTCCGTCTGGCCGCTCTTTGGCTCGGCCAACCAGCTGCTCTCCGCGCTGGTGCTCACCGGTCTTGCCGTGTTCCTCAAGGCGACCGGCCGCAAGGGCTGGATGCTCTACATCCCGATGACCTTCATGTTCATCGTCACGATGACTGCGCTTTTCGAGGCGGTGTTCCGCATCTTCGGCCAGATTGCGAACGGCACCTTCGTGTTCATGGTGGGCGGTCTGCAGCTCATCGTCGCCGCGGCGCTGATCGTGCTCGCGTTCCTCGTGGTCTATCACTGCGTGGGCAAGCTGCGCGAGCCTGCGCCGGCGACGGCGAAGAACTGA
- a CDS encoding phosphonate C-P lyase system protein PhnH codes for MRRVPAGPLGLLRSAQAQEADVVLAPARFGPVVRTLKRGTELDPDLSVRLVLLNGGCAPGEEVRLTGPGVRGSLAVSVPGADRAFWEARGEAILCVSHERNPSDIPFDRIVRLGPAPVSAC; via the coding sequence GTGCGACGCGTCCCTGCGGGGCCCCTGGGGCTGCTCCGGAGCGCGCAGGCTCAGGAGGCCGACGTGGTTCTCGCGCCTGCGAGGTTCGGCCCGGTCGTGCGGACCCTCAAGCGCGGCACGGAGCTCGATCCGGACCTTTCGGTCCGGCTCGTGCTGCTTAACGGCGGCTGCGCCCCGGGCGAAGAGGTGCGGCTCACGGGTCCGGGCGTGCGCGGCAGCCTGGCCGTGTCGGTCCCGGGGGCGGACCGCGCGTTCTGGGAGGCCCGCGGGGAGGCCATCCTCTGCGTGTCTCACGAAAGAAATCCTTCGGACATTCCGTTCGACCGGATTGTCCGTCTGGGTCCAGCGCCGGTTTCCGCCTGCTGA
- a CDS encoding DUF401 family protein, with protein MSGSIALVMGLAVLLIVWLIRRKVPVGAATLSGGLLIWAFTSRDPGVLAASLEKTALSPRTWDLMGALLAVMAIESELKGAQSIRGMVAALEKTFHSPKATLFLMPAFLGLLPSVGGARFSAPIVDEASQGLGLSAEQKSAVNFWFRHIFENLRPIAPGVILAASIARVDIGELIASLLWTGAVFAAAGWLVLLRSVKARARSSGAPSGSGLEAAREVFLAVLPIAASFVLMFATNLGAGRSIGLVAGGMIPVLLAFGKPVDLRSILKNTFEWPLFLNTFAILLFVELAGESGALEQLAAAILSAPMPAPVLLGAAAFVLGAVVGMTPGYVGIVMPLAAALVPQGSLELAGVILSCGLAGIMLTPTHMCLTVTLDYFRADYLKTLPLLARCSALYLLCYIAGACLLQLLW; from the coding sequence ATGAGCGGAAGCATCGCGCTGGTGATGGGACTTGCCGTCCTGCTCATCGTCTGGCTCATCCGCAGGAAGGTCCCGGTCGGAGCCGCCACGCTCTCGGGCGGGCTTCTCATCTGGGCCTTCACGTCGAGGGACCCAGGGGTACTCGCCGCCTCGCTTGAAAAGACGGCGCTCTCGCCGCGCACCTGGGACCTGATGGGCGCGCTTCTTGCCGTCATGGCGATCGAGTCTGAATTAAAAGGCGCGCAGTCGATCCGGGGCATGGTCGCGGCACTGGAGAAAACCTTCCACTCGCCCAAGGCGACTCTTTTTCTGATGCCGGCCTTCCTCGGGCTCCTCCCCTCGGTGGGCGGAGCGCGGTTTTCCGCCCCCATCGTCGATGAGGCCTCGCAGGGGCTGGGCCTCTCGGCCGAGCAGAAGTCCGCCGTGAACTTCTGGTTCCGGCACATCTTTGAAAACCTGAGGCCGATCGCCCCGGGCGTCATTCTCGCCGCCTCCATCGCCCGGGTGGACATTGGAGAGCTGATCGCGAGCCTGCTGTGGACCGGGGCGGTCTTTGCGGCGGCCGGATGGCTCGTGCTGCTGCGCTCGGTCAAGGCCCGGGCGCGGTCCTCCGGGGCCCCGTCCGGCTCCGGGCTCGAAGCCGCCAGGGAGGTGTTTCTCGCTGTGCTCCCCATCGCTGCGAGCTTTGTGCTGATGTTCGCGACGAACCTGGGCGCGGGGCGCTCGATCGGCCTTGTTGCCGGAGGCATGATCCCCGTTCTCCTTGCTTTCGGCAAGCCCGTCGACCTGCGCTCAATCCTGAAGAACACCTTCGAGTGGCCTCTGTTTCTCAACACCTTCGCCATACTTCTGTTCGTGGAACTCGCGGGCGAGTCCGGAGCGCTCGAGCAGCTTGCGGCCGCGATCCTCTCCGCGCCGATGCCCGCGCCGGTGCTGCTTGGCGCCGCGGCCTTCGTGCTCGGGGCGGTCGTAGGCATGACCCCGGGCTACGTTGGAATCGTGATGCCGCTGGCCGCCGCCCTCGTCCCGCAGGGCAGCCTCGAGCTCGCCGGCGTGATCCTCTCCTGCGGGCTTGCGGGCATCATGCTCACGCCCACGCACATGTGCCTTACGGTGACGCTCGACTACTTCAGGGCGGACTACCTGAAGACGCTGCCGCTGCTTGCCCGCTGCAGCGCGCTGTACCTGCTCTGCTACATCGCGGGAGCCTGCCTGCTGCAACTCCTTTGGTGA